In the genome of Nocardiopsis composta, one region contains:
- a CDS encoding CynX/NimT family MFS transporter: MASVTDTRSETADTERTAGRKRSVVWLLVAGVALAAINLRTAITSVGPVLDEVTVGLGMSSTVAGVLTTLPVLCFAAFGAATPGLIRRFGEHHVLVGALIALTVGLAARPLVGDPWSFLALSAVALSGGAIGNVLLPTLVKEHFPDRVGTMTTLYTTFLAVGTTMAAAGTVPMVQATGSWRAALGAFAVFGLIAVVPWLLVLRHEPPRKDPSAALSLRRVLSTAMGWQSVLFFGTQCTIAYILFGWYAQMLRDQGLSAGMAGLALSVLTALAVPTSLVLPGMMARARDHRGFVLFFFACYAVGLTGIWFWPLQGIWVWTVLIGLGMGTFTLALTFFAVRTRTSAATAAMSASSQSVGYLMGGLGPFLFGLLHQVSGGWHAPIALVAVLVTANMAVGLLLGRPRYLEDALEARAARS; this comes from the coding sequence GTGGCAAGCGTCACCGACACGCGGTCCGAGACCGCGGACACCGAGCGCACGGCCGGCCGCAAGCGCAGCGTCGTGTGGCTTCTGGTCGCCGGCGTGGCACTGGCCGCCATCAACCTTCGCACCGCGATCACCAGCGTCGGGCCGGTGCTCGACGAGGTGACCGTCGGCCTGGGCATGTCCTCCACCGTGGCCGGGGTGCTCACCACGCTGCCGGTGCTCTGCTTCGCCGCCTTCGGCGCGGCCACCCCCGGTCTGATCCGCCGGTTCGGCGAGCACCACGTGCTGGTCGGCGCGCTGATCGCGCTGACCGTCGGGCTGGCCGCCCGCCCCCTGGTCGGCGACCCGTGGTCCTTCCTCGCGCTGAGCGCCGTGGCGCTGTCCGGCGGCGCGATCGGCAACGTGCTGCTGCCCACCCTGGTCAAGGAGCACTTCCCGGACCGGGTCGGCACCATGACCACGCTCTACACCACCTTCCTGGCGGTGGGCACCACGATGGCCGCGGCGGGCACCGTGCCGATGGTGCAGGCCACCGGAAGCTGGCGCGCCGCGCTCGGCGCCTTCGCGGTCTTCGGCCTGATCGCGGTGGTGCCCTGGCTGCTGGTGCTGCGGCACGAGCCGCCGCGCAAGGACCCCTCCGCCGCGCTGTCGCTGCGCCGGGTGCTGAGCACCGCGATGGGCTGGCAGTCGGTGCTCTTCTTCGGCACCCAGTGCACCATCGCCTACATCCTGTTCGGCTGGTACGCCCAGATGCTGCGCGACCAGGGGCTGAGCGCGGGCATGGCGGGCCTGGCGCTGTCCGTGCTGACCGCGCTGGCCGTGCCGACCTCGCTGGTGCTGCCCGGAATGATGGCCCGCGCCCGGGACCACCGCGGCTTCGTGCTGTTCTTCTTCGCCTGCTACGCGGTCGGGCTCACCGGCATCTGGTTCTGGCCGCTGCAGGGGATCTGGGTGTGGACCGTGCTGATCGGGCTGGGCATGGGCACCTTCACCCTGGCGCTGACCTTCTTCGCGGTGCGCACCCGCACCTCGGCGGCGACCGCCGCGATGTCGGCGTCCAGCCAGAGCGTGGGCTACCTGATGGGCGGCCTGGGCCCGTTCCTCTTCGGCCTCCTGCACCAGGTCTCCGGCGGCTGGCACGCGCCGATCGCCCTGGTCGCGGTGCTGGTGACGGCCAACATGGCCGTCGGCCTGCTGCTCGGGCGGCCGCGCTACCTGGAGGACGCGCTGGAGGCGCGCGCGGCCCGGTCCTGA
- a CDS encoding FadR/GntR family transcriptional regulator gives MPLASTRRTGLVDQVISQLRAQIDSGEWGIGDRIPTESELSDQLEVGRNTVREAVRALAHAGLLEIRQGAGTFVRASSELGGALRRRLERSRLRENLEVRRALEMEAARLAALRRTDEDLAEIERALALRDEAWRAQDMGTFVETDFAFHRAVVHATHNPLLIELYDDIASVVYDSIAHSANIEPTQDDLDHDRLGAAIRDGDAGRALQEAACYLDELVSRAADTED, from the coding sequence GTGCCCCTCGCCTCGACGCGCCGGACAGGCCTGGTCGACCAGGTCATCAGCCAGCTCAGAGCACAGATCGACTCGGGCGAGTGGGGAATCGGCGACCGCATCCCCACCGAGTCGGAGCTCTCCGACCAGCTGGAGGTCGGGCGCAACACCGTTCGGGAGGCGGTCCGCGCCCTCGCCCACGCGGGTCTGCTGGAGATCCGCCAGGGCGCGGGCACCTTCGTGCGCGCCTCCAGCGAGCTCGGCGGCGCGCTCCGCCGCCGCCTGGAGCGCTCCCGCCTGCGGGAGAACCTGGAGGTGCGCCGGGCCCTGGAGATGGAGGCCGCCCGGCTGGCCGCGCTGCGCCGCACCGACGAGGACCTCGCCGAGATCGAGCGCGCCCTGGCCCTGCGCGACGAGGCCTGGCGCGCCCAGGATATGGGCACCTTCGTGGAGACCGACTTCGCGTTCCACCGCGCGGTGGTGCACGCCACGCACAACCCGCTGCTGATCGAGCTCTACGACGACATCGCCTCGGTGGTCTACGACAGCATCGCGCACAGTGCCAACATCGAGCCCACCCAGGACGACCTCGACCACGACCGGCTGGGCGCGGCGATCCGGGACGGCGACGCGGGCCGCGCCCTCCAGGAGGCCGCCTGCTACCTCGACGAACTGGTCTCCCGCGCGGCCGACACCGAGGACTGA
- a CDS encoding mycothiol transferase: MAPHRPAEHRRDAGPPKTGAGEREVLLGFLDHLRESVAAKAHGVPEPQVRAPGVASGTNLLGLVKHLTHVERHWLLGLPVADWAATFHPEPGESAEDVLRAYRETAARANEAVAACPDLAGAGPRPGGRPGPAPPLRWTLTHLVEETGRHAGHADILRELIDGATGR; the protein is encoded by the coding sequence ATGGCACCGCACCGCCCCGCCGAGCACCGCCGCGACGCCGGTCCCCCGAAGACCGGGGCCGGGGAGCGGGAGGTACTGCTGGGCTTCCTCGACCATCTGCGCGAGTCGGTGGCCGCCAAGGCGCACGGCGTCCCCGAGCCGCAGGTCCGCGCGCCCGGTGTGGCGTCCGGGACCAACCTGCTCGGCCTCGTCAAGCACCTCACCCACGTCGAGCGGCACTGGCTGCTCGGCCTCCCGGTCGCCGACTGGGCGGCCACCTTCCACCCGGAACCGGGTGAGAGCGCCGAGGATGTGCTCCGCGCCTACCGCGAGACCGCTGCCCGCGCGAACGAGGCGGTCGCCGCCTGCCCCGACCTCGCCGGGGCCGGGCCGCGGCCGGGCGGGCGCCCCGGTCCGGCGCCGCCGCTGCGCTGGACCCTCACCCACCTGGTCGAGGAGACCGGCCGGCACGCCGGGCACGCCGACATCCTGCGCGAACTCATCGACGGCGCCACCGGGCGGTGA
- a CDS encoding SAM-dependent methyltransferase, translated as MAPDFTGATPDSAAARFWDEQYRVPRPALTGRANPVLAEIAAGLAPGTALDLGCGAGGDALWLAGRGWRVTAVDISASAVRRLAETARARGLEPSVAARCVDLAAGFPEGDFDLVSAQYLHTPFELPRARVLRTAAHALRPGGRLVVVDHGSAAPWSWNRDPGVHRPAPDEVAAELALDPARWRVERADSPRRRATGPDGQSATVVDHVLVIRRSEA; from the coding sequence ATGGCCCCGGACTTCACCGGCGCGACGCCGGACAGCGCCGCCGCCCGCTTCTGGGACGAGCAGTACCGCGTCCCCCGGCCCGCCCTGACCGGCCGGGCCAACCCGGTGCTGGCCGAGATCGCGGCCGGCCTCGCCCCGGGCACCGCGCTGGACCTGGGCTGCGGGGCCGGCGGGGACGCGCTCTGGCTGGCCGGCCGCGGGTGGCGGGTCACCGCGGTCGACATCTCCGCCAGCGCCGTGCGCCGGCTCGCCGAGACCGCCCGGGCGCGCGGCCTGGAGCCGTCGGTGGCCGCGCGATGCGTCGACCTGGCCGCCGGTTTCCCGGAGGGCGATTTCGACCTGGTGTCCGCCCAGTACCTGCACACGCCGTTCGAGCTGCCCCGGGCCCGGGTGCTGCGCACCGCGGCGCACGCGCTGCGCCCCGGCGGGCGGCTCGTGGTCGTCGACCACGGCTCGGCGGCGCCCTGGTCCTGGAACCGGGACCCCGGCGTGCACCGCCCCGCACCGGACGAGGTCGCCGCCGAGCTGGCCCTCGACCCGGCCCGGTGGCGGGTCGAGCGCGCGGACTCGCCCCGGCGGCGGGCGACGGGCCCGGACGGGCAGAGTGCGACCGTCGTCGACCACGTGCTGGTCATCCGCCGCTCGGAAGCCTGA
- a CDS encoding helix-turn-helix domain-containing protein translates to MSEEIEDVLDAVGPRLRALRRRRGITLAGLAAETGISESTLSRLESGRRRANLGLLLPLARAYDVPLDALVGAPRTGDPRIHLRPIRRHGMAFIPLTRRPGGVQAYKMLIPAREAPAEPDPRTHTGYEWLYVLNGRLRLVLGEQDLTLPPGEAAEFDTRLPHWLGSADGRAVELLILFGMEGERVHVRPRTG, encoded by the coding sequence ATGAGCGAGGAGATCGAGGACGTGCTGGACGCGGTCGGGCCCCGGCTGCGCGCACTGCGCCGGCGGCGCGGGATCACCCTGGCCGGACTCGCGGCGGAGACCGGGATCTCGGAGAGCACCCTGTCCCGGCTGGAGAGCGGGCGGCGGCGGGCCAACCTGGGGCTGCTGCTGCCGCTGGCCCGCGCCTACGACGTCCCGCTCGACGCCCTCGTCGGCGCACCCCGAACCGGTGACCCGCGGATCCACCTGCGCCCGATCCGCCGGCACGGCATGGCCTTCATCCCGCTCACCCGCAGGCCCGGCGGGGTGCAGGCGTACAAGATGCTCATCCCGGCCCGCGAGGCGCCGGCCGAGCCCGACCCGCGGACCCACACCGGGTACGAGTGGCTCTACGTCCTCAACGGGCGGCTGCGGCTGGTGCTGGGCGAGCAGGACCTGACCCTTCCGCCGGGCGAGGCCGCCGAGTTCGACACCAGGCTGCCGCACTGGCTGGGGTCGGCCGACGGGCGCGCGGTCGAGCTGCTCATCCTGTTCGGGATGGAGGGCGAACGCGTCCACGTCCGGCCGCGCACCGGGTGA
- a CDS encoding DUF6928 family protein, translating to MGAKTAVVAFCDTDPAFVLRAGDAAEPAAARELVERIFPGRVGGSVGPGYLADAVLPGEYVYAGAFSGLEIVCGGPVVQDLPADFGAPPWKTDRKGVYLHTMQSTVDTAMFGVWRDGELLRAVGVSPEHRPWLVGEPLPFEAPWWAGEYRDASVAGLPFHPMAFGEAALCALFGFVTAGAPGAAPVLDPFQVTLEGFRVD from the coding sequence ATGGGAGCCAAGACCGCCGTCGTCGCCTTCTGCGACACCGACCCCGCCTTCGTGCTGCGCGCCGGGGACGCCGCCGAGCCCGCCGCCGCGCGCGAACTCGTCGAGCGGATCTTCCCCGGCCGCGTCGGCGGCTCGGTCGGCCCGGGATACCTGGCCGACGCCGTGCTGCCCGGCGAGTACGTGTACGCGGGCGCCTTCTCCGGCCTGGAGATCGTCTGCGGCGGCCCGGTCGTGCAGGACCTGCCCGCCGACTTCGGCGCCCCGCCCTGGAAGACCGACCGCAAGGGCGTCTACCTGCACACCATGCAGAGCACGGTGGACACCGCGATGTTCGGGGTGTGGCGCGACGGCGAACTGCTCCGGGCGGTCGGCGTCTCACCCGAGCACCGGCCCTGGCTGGTGGGCGAACCCCTGCCGTTCGAGGCGCCGTGGTGGGCCGGGGAGTACCGCGACGCGTCGGTCGCGGGGCTGCCCTTCCACCCGATGGCCTTCGGGGAGGCGGCGCTGTGCGCCCTGTTCGGTTTCGTCACCGCGGGCGCGCCCGGTGCCGCCCCCGTCCTGGACCCGTTCCAGGTCACCCTGGAGGGTTTCCGGGTGGACTGA
- a CDS encoding DUF2277 domain-containing protein — translation MCRNIRRLHNMAPPADEDEIRDAALQYVRKISGCTRPSAANREAFDEAVQAVAAATSRLVAELVSPAPPRSREAERARRSGLRRAGAAAAE, via the coding sequence ATGTGCCGCAATATCCGCCGGCTGCACAACATGGCGCCGCCGGCCGACGAGGACGAGATCCGCGACGCCGCATTGCAGTACGTGCGCAAGATCAGCGGCTGCACCAGGCCGTCGGCTGCCAACCGGGAGGCGTTCGACGAGGCGGTGCAGGCCGTCGCGGCCGCCACCTCGCGGCTCGTCGCCGAACTGGTCAGCCCGGCCCCGCCGCGCTCGCGCGAGGCGGAACGGGCCCGGCGCAGCGGGCTGCGCCGGGCCGGCGCGGCCGCCGCGGAATGA
- a CDS encoding HelD family protein encodes MGMSQPQAASQARRRSMQAEQAYLTALYERLDAARALAAETLREAEARGGGGGYAGLLERQTVVDEQARIAQRLAAVEEGLCFGRIDHRDLPGTPGGPLYVGRIGLRDAEHEVMLVDWRAPAARPFYAATPQAPAGLVRRRHLHTRGRTVVGLDDEVFDLDGLDEEQRSGLAGEAALLAALRAGRTGRMHDIVSTIQGEQDRVIRSGLHGILVVQGGPGTGKTVAALHRAAYLLYTYRSVLERRGVLVVGPNATFLRYISQVLPSLGETDVVLTTVGGLFPGVRAEARDAPEAAVVKGSLRMAGLVAAAVRERQRVPRGGLRVEAQGMELTVDEQTCRDIRDLTRDLGIRHNAARPFFVREMLGALALDQQRRFEESVREAEEDAGLTGGAVPELEDPDAPLWTEEDTEVAVETLWGDPAVQRALNALWPHLAPERLVGELLSDPGLMSAAAREAAREPEEGAVAEHEWRILLRPAGSAWTVDDVPLLDEAAELLGEEAGKRSAEQRAAERRRRERERYARGVLEISGLFEGDREGAAAALAERQADEGPAPTTAERAEADRSWAYGHVIVDEAQELSEMAWRTVMRRIPTRSLTVVGDTAQTGSAAGASSWEQMLGGYAGGRLHEERLLVNYRTPAEIMDVAADVLKEVAPDQRPPESVREGGERPRAVRIAPGTWAERLPGLVGAELRAVGAAPDGADCADGADPGGRVAVIVPDDRHAEFAALLPEAASDASPAVLDSPVAVLTCTLAKGLEFDSVLIAEPDRILAGSPQGGRDLYVAVTRATRRMTVLHERPLPGMLSGLARGD; translated from the coding sequence ATGGGCATGAGTCAACCCCAGGCCGCAAGTCAAGCCCGCCGGCGTTCCATGCAGGCGGAGCAGGCCTACCTGACCGCGCTCTACGAACGGCTCGACGCCGCCCGGGCCCTGGCCGCGGAGACGCTGCGCGAGGCGGAGGCGCGCGGGGGCGGCGGCGGATACGCCGGCCTGCTGGAGCGGCAGACCGTGGTGGACGAGCAGGCCCGGATCGCCCAGCGGCTGGCCGCCGTGGAGGAGGGGCTCTGCTTCGGCCGCATCGACCACCGCGACCTGCCCGGCACCCCGGGCGGCCCGCTCTACGTCGGCCGGATCGGGCTGCGCGACGCCGAGCACGAGGTGATGCTGGTGGACTGGCGCGCCCCGGCGGCCCGCCCGTTCTACGCGGCCACCCCGCAGGCGCCGGCCGGCCTGGTGCGCCGCCGCCACCTGCACACCCGCGGCCGCACCGTGGTCGGCCTGGACGACGAGGTGTTCGACCTGGACGGCCTCGACGAGGAGCAGCGCAGCGGCCTGGCGGGCGAGGCCGCGCTGCTGGCGGCGCTGCGCGCCGGGCGGACCGGGCGGATGCACGACATCGTCTCCACCATCCAGGGCGAGCAGGACCGGGTGATCCGCTCCGGGCTGCACGGGATCCTGGTGGTCCAGGGCGGCCCGGGCACCGGCAAGACGGTCGCCGCCCTGCACCGCGCGGCCTACCTGCTCTACACCTACCGCTCGGTGCTGGAGCGGCGCGGCGTGCTGGTGGTCGGCCCCAACGCGACCTTCCTGCGCTACATCTCCCAGGTGCTGCCCTCGCTCGGCGAGACCGACGTGGTGCTGACCACGGTCGGCGGGCTCTTCCCCGGAGTGCGGGCCGAGGCGCGCGACGCCCCGGAGGCCGCGGTCGTGAAGGGGTCGCTGCGGATGGCCGGGCTGGTCGCCGCCGCGGTCCGGGAGCGGCAGCGGGTGCCGCGCGGCGGTCTGCGGGTGGAGGCGCAGGGCATGGAGCTGACCGTGGACGAGCAGACCTGCCGGGACATCCGGGACCTCACCCGCGATCTGGGGATCCGGCACAACGCGGCGCGCCCGTTCTTCGTCCGGGAGATGCTCGGCGCGCTCGCCCTGGACCAGCAGCGGCGCTTCGAGGAGTCGGTGCGCGAGGCCGAGGAGGACGCCGGACTGACCGGCGGCGCCGTGCCCGAACTGGAGGACCCCGACGCCCCGCTGTGGACCGAGGAGGACACCGAGGTCGCGGTGGAGACGCTGTGGGGCGACCCGGCCGTGCAGCGGGCGCTGAACGCGCTGTGGCCGCACCTCGCCCCGGAGCGGCTGGTTGGGGAGCTGCTCAGCGACCCCGGGCTGATGTCGGCCGCCGCGCGGGAGGCCGCCCGGGAGCCGGAGGAGGGCGCAGTGGCCGAGCACGAGTGGCGGATCCTGCTCCGACCGGCCGGCTCGGCCTGGACGGTGGACGACGTCCCGCTGCTGGACGAGGCCGCCGAGCTGCTCGGCGAGGAGGCCGGCAAGCGCAGCGCCGAGCAGCGCGCGGCCGAGCGCAGGCGGCGCGAGCGGGAGCGCTACGCCCGGGGCGTGCTGGAGATCTCCGGCCTGTTCGAGGGCGACCGGGAGGGGGCCGCCGCGGCGCTGGCCGAGCGGCAGGCCGACGAGGGGCCGGCGCCGACCACGGCCGAGCGCGCCGAGGCCGACCGGAGCTGGGCCTACGGGCACGTCATCGTGGACGAGGCCCAGGAGCTGTCCGAGATGGCCTGGCGCACCGTGATGCGCCGCATCCCCACCCGTTCGCTGACCGTGGTCGGCGACACCGCGCAGACCGGCAGCGCGGCCGGCGCGTCCTCCTGGGAGCAGATGCTCGGCGGGTACGCCGGCGGGCGGCTGCACGAGGAGCGGCTGCTGGTCAACTACCGGACCCCGGCGGAGATCATGGACGTCGCGGCGGACGTGCTCAAGGAGGTCGCCCCGGACCAGCGGCCCCCGGAGTCGGTCCGCGAGGGCGGGGAGCGGCCGCGCGCGGTGCGCATCGCGCCGGGCACCTGGGCAGAGCGCCTGCCCGGCCTGGTCGGCGCCGAGCTGCGCGCCGTCGGTGCCGCCCCGGACGGCGCGGACTGCGCGGACGGCGCGGACCCCGGCGGGCGGGTCGCCGTCATCGTCCCCGACGACCGGCACGCGGAGTTCGCGGCGCTGCTGCCGGAGGCCGCCTCGGACGCCTCCCCCGCCGTGCTCGACTCCCCGGTGGCCGTGCTGACCTGCACCCTGGCCAAAGGGCTGGAGTTCGACTCGGTGCTCATCGCCGAACCGGACCGGATCCTGGCCGGCTCGCCCCAGGGCGGCCGCGACCTCTACGTCGCGGTCACCCGCGCCACCCGCCGGATGACCGTGCTGCACGAGCGGCCGCTGCCCGGGATGCTCTCCGGCCTGGCCCGCGGGGACTGA